A single Verrucomicrobiota bacterium DNA region contains:
- a CDS encoding AraC family transcriptional regulator: MPFSNPPFQIKNQFLLEIAPDSHFDQLFSHIPGISFFAKNRKLELVAANKRFWERLHVKSEAELIGKNDFELFPQRLAENFRKDDLEVMSSKKPKLDILELFFDSLGLPDWFLTNKFPVFNHQGNVIGVMGTVKSLVRGEQTLYPNLQFHRAVEFLRGHFTEQIIFSDLAKMVGMSVRQFNRRFKEAFNTTPQSFLIKTRIQAACEQLRNTERPISEMAHALGFYDQSSFTLHFRKHVGITPLQYRRSRG; the protein is encoded by the coding sequence ATGCCATTTAGTAATCCACCTTTTCAGATCAAAAACCAATTTCTGTTGGAGATAGCACCGGATAGTCATTTCGATCAATTATTCAGTCATATCCCGGGAATCTCATTTTTCGCCAAGAACAGGAAATTGGAGCTCGTTGCGGCAAACAAACGATTCTGGGAGCGTTTACACGTAAAGTCGGAAGCCGAACTCATCGGCAAAAATGATTTCGAACTATTTCCTCAGCGTTTGGCAGAGAACTTCCGTAAAGATGATTTGGAGGTAATGAGTTCAAAAAAACCAAAGTTGGATATCCTAGAACTGTTCTTCGACTCTCTGGGACTACCCGATTGGTTTCTAACCAACAAATTTCCGGTATTTAATCATCAAGGAAATGTGATCGGAGTGATGGGTACCGTTAAAAGCCTGGTACGCGGTGAGCAAACCCTCTACCCTAACCTTCAATTTCATCGAGCCGTAGAATTTCTACGCGGCCATTTCACAGAACAAATTATCTTTTCAGACCTCGCCAAAATGGTCGGCATGTCGGTTCGCCAGTTTAACCGGCGCTTCAAAGAAGCCTTCAACACCACCCCACAATCCTTCCTCATTAAAACACGCATCCAAGCCGCATGCGAGCAACTCCGAAACACTGAACGCCCTATCTCTGAAATGGCTCATGCCCTCGGCTTCTATGATCAGAGCTCATTCACTCTGCACTTTCGGAAACACGTAGGAATCACCCCTCTTCAATACCGGCGTTCACGGGGATGA